The Mammaliicoccus sciuri genome window below encodes:
- the mraZ gene encoding division/cell wall cluster transcriptional repressor MraZ: MFMGEYQHQLDTKGRMIVPSKFRYDLNERFIITRGLDKCLFGYTLEEWVRIEEKLKTLPITKKDARKFMRMFFSGAIEVELDKQGRINIPQNLRSYANLSKECTVIGVSNRIEIWDRSTWNDFYDESEDNFEDIAEDLIDFDF, encoded by the coding sequence ATGTTTATGGGTGAATACCAACATCAATTGGATACTAAAGGGCGTATGATAGTGCCTTCTAAATTCAGATATGATTTGAACGAACGTTTTATTATCACTAGAGGCCTAGATAAATGTTTGTTTGGCTACACACTTGAAGAGTGGGTGCGCATCGAAGAAAAACTCAAAACCTTACCTATTACAAAAAAAGATGCCCGTAAATTCATGAGAATGTTCTTCTCAGGTGCGATTGAAGTAGAACTAGACAAACAAGGACGTATTAACATCCCTCAAAATTTAAGAAGTTACGCTAATTTGAGTAAAGAATGTACTGTTATTGGTGTTTCTAACCGAATTGAAATATGGGATCGTTCTACGTGGAATGATTTTTATGATGAATCTGAAGACAATTTTGAGGACATTGCGGAAGATCTCATTGACTTTGATTTTTAG
- the rsmH gene encoding 16S rRNA (cytosine(1402)-N(4))-methyltransferase RsmH: protein MFHHVSVLLKETVDKLDIKPDGTYVDCTLGGAGHSLYLVEQLNDQGRLIAIDQDETAIEHAKGILKDHMHKVIFVQNNFRNLEHILEELHISKVDGVLYDLGVSSPQLDTPERGFSYHYDAKLDMRMDQSQSLSAYEVVNEWSYEQLVKIFFRYGEEKFSKQIARKIEARREQAPIETTFELVDLIKEGIPAAKRRKGGHPAKRVFQAIRIAVNDELGAFETSIEAAIQHVKVGGRISVITFHSLEDRLCKQVFQEYEKGPDVPRGLPVIPEAYKPKLKRVNKKPIISDEQELEHNNRARSAKLRVAEILK from the coding sequence ATGTTTCATCACGTATCCGTACTATTGAAAGAAACAGTAGATAAATTAGACATAAAACCAGATGGTACTTACGTTGATTGTACATTAGGTGGAGCTGGTCATAGTTTGTACCTAGTTGAACAATTGAATGACCAAGGCCGACTTATAGCAATCGATCAAGATGAAACAGCAATCGAACATGCTAAAGGTATCTTAAAGGACCATATGCATAAAGTAATTTTTGTACAAAACAACTTTAGAAATTTAGAACATATATTAGAAGAACTACATATTAGTAAAGTAGATGGTGTACTTTATGACCTTGGTGTATCTAGTCCACAACTCGACACGCCAGAAAGAGGATTTAGTTACCATTATGATGCTAAGTTAGACATGAGAATGGATCAATCACAATCTTTATCAGCTTATGAAGTGGTAAATGAATGGTCATATGAACAACTTGTCAAAATCTTTTTTAGATATGGTGAAGAGAAATTTTCAAAACAAATAGCTAGAAAGATTGAAGCAAGAAGAGAACAAGCACCTATAGAAACGACTTTCGAACTAGTGGATTTAATTAAAGAAGGTATTCCAGCAGCTAAGCGTAGAAAGGGTGGACACCCTGCTAAACGTGTATTCCAAGCAATTAGAATAGCAGTTAATGATGAATTAGGTGCGTTTGAAACATCTATAGAAGCGGCAATACAACACGTTAAAGTTGGCGGAAGAATTTCAGTTATTACATTCCATTCTTTAGAAGATCGTTTGTGTAAACAAGTCTTTCAAGAATATGAAAAAGGCCCAGATGTACCAAGGGGATTGCCGGTTATTCCGGAAGCGTACAAGCCGAAACTAAAGAGAGTAAACAAAAAACCAATTATTTCTGATGAACAAGAACTTGAGCATAACAATAGAGCGAGAAGTGCAAAGTTAAGAGTTGCGGAAATTTTGAAGTAA
- a CDS encoding aminotransferase class IV, giving the protein MPAINKSELLIGIQHLINQERQLFDSHAHQPVNIRTVMFASENKLGVSKSDTYELITFLSPLPTTMNCQTPELIKAYVEDEYVKSVAGGAGFTQFGGNYAASYAAKSKAAQFGYDHVLWLDGTERTYIEELNNMNIFFVINHTLITPALDGITVPGVTRQSVIDLAKELGYQVEERQISIDEVLQSYKDELLTEVFSTSTLNAITPVSEIKYNDNILTIHNNKIGPITQHLYTTYTFIQQRKLPDMHQWNYTIERESIEI; this is encoded by the coding sequence ATGCCAGCTATAAATAAAAGCGAACTACTTATAGGCATCCAACACCTTATTAATCAAGAACGTCAACTATTTGATTCACATGCACATCAACCTGTTAACATTAGAACAGTTATGTTTGCATCAGAGAATAAATTAGGTGTTAGTAAATCTGATACATATGAACTCATTACATTCTTATCTCCACTACCTACAACAATGAATTGCCAAACACCAGAACTTATAAAAGCATACGTAGAAGATGAATATGTTAAATCCGTTGCAGGTGGTGCTGGTTTTACACAATTTGGTGGTAACTATGCCGCTTCATACGCTGCAAAATCTAAAGCAGCTCAATTTGGATATGATCATGTACTATGGCTCGATGGAACAGAGAGAACTTATATAGAAGAATTAAATAATATGAATATTTTCTTCGTTATCAATCATACACTGATTACACCAGCATTAGATGGTATTACAGTACCAGGTGTAACACGACAATCAGTTATTGATTTAGCAAAAGAGTTAGGCTATCAAGTAGAAGAAAGACAAATTAGTATTGACGAAGTCCTTCAATCATATAAAGATGAATTATTAACAGAAGTCTTTAGTACGAGTACTTTGAATGCCATCACGCCTGTAAGTGAAATCAAATATAACGACAATATCTTAACCATTCATAACAATAAAATCGGACCAATTACACAACATTTATATACAACATATACATTTATTCAGCAACGTAAGCTTCCAGACATGCATCAATGGAACTATACAATTGAACGAGAATCAATCGAAATTTAA
- a CDS encoding branched-chain amino acid aminotransferase family protein, whose translation MEYQSSSSQTKDECVSTFGNKMLTMSYQASKGWSSPIIKDYAPITISPSAQCLHYGQTVFEDMVAYHINDDIHIFKPFKHIEKFNQSLNRI comes from the coding sequence ATGGAATATCAATCATCAAGTAGTCAAACAAAGGACGAATGTGTATCCACCTTTGGTAACAAAATGTTAACTATGTCTTATCAAGCATCAAAAGGATGGTCTTCTCCTATCATTAAAGATTATGCACCTATCACTATTTCTCCAAGTGCACAATGTCTTCATTATGGTCAAACTGTTTTTGAAGATATGGTCGCCTATCATATCAATGACGATATTCATATCTTCAAACCTTTCAAACACATTGAAAAGTTCAATCAATCACTGAACCGAATCTAA
- a CDS encoding penicillin-binding protein — protein sequence MPKIKIKKNKIGAVLLVSFFGLLFFILAVRYSYLMISGHSAGEDLAYRASEKYLRQTVAEPERGKIYDRNGKVLAEDTDSYKLVAILDKKMSEGSDKPRHVKDKKKTAKALAKILDMDEDDILDKLKTKNAFQVEFGQKGKDLTYKQKTQIEKLKLPGLTFETEKKRFYPNGNFASHLIGLADKDPDTNKLKGVSGAEKVFDSYLKGKTGKNSYKQDIWGMLVPNSEDNIKAQNGDDVHLTIDSNIQVFVENALDEMVDRYEPKDLFAVVMDAKTGEILGYSQRPTFNPDTKKDFGKKWATDLYQNTYEPGSTFKTYGLAAAIEEGKFEPNKKFKSGHREIDGFKIYDWNDDGWGNIPMTTGFTYSANTLMMKLQDLVGADKAKAYYEKFGFGKKTGGLFDSEAPGNIAFDNELQRKTSSFGQSTTVTPIQMLQAETAILNQGNMLEPYYVKSIQNKESNETIKKGEKKVVGNPISKDTAKKTMTELDKVVNSKESHATNYKIDGYRVAGKTGTAQVPDTKNGGYVDGANPYFVSFMGYAPAKDPEVVVYAGMSLAQKRDLEAYEYGVSRGFNPIMENTLKYLDVEETEGKAKTNESDVPDVVNMSTQKATDAIKGKKLEPIVIGKGDKIKKQIPLKGKNVQDKERILLVTDGEMTMPDTENWTKRDLLKLQEATGIEVESEGSGYVSEQSVSQNQTIKSGTKVKFTLSSNHPNGDDSIGQVPDDEETSKDESKSKDDKKDSKEEKTASES from the coding sequence ATGCCCAAAATTAAAATAAAGAAAAATAAAATAGGAGCAGTCCTCTTAGTAAGTTTTTTCGGACTGCTCTTTTTTATATTGGCCGTAAGATATTCGTATTTAATGATCAGTGGTCACTCAGCTGGTGAAGATTTAGCGTACAGGGCAAGTGAGAAATATTTAAGACAAACAGTCGCAGAACCTGAACGTGGGAAAATTTATGATCGTAATGGTAAAGTGCTTGCCGAAGATACAGATAGCTATAAATTAGTGGCAATATTAGATAAAAAAATGAGCGAAGGTAGCGATAAACCTCGACATGTAAAAGACAAGAAGAAAACTGCTAAAGCATTAGCTAAAATTCTTGATATGGATGAAGATGATATTTTAGATAAACTTAAAACTAAAAATGCCTTTCAAGTTGAGTTTGGTCAAAAAGGTAAAGATTTAACTTATAAACAAAAAACACAAATTGAAAAGCTTAAATTACCTGGACTGACGTTTGAAACGGAGAAAAAAAGATTTTATCCTAATGGTAACTTCGCATCTCATCTTATCGGTTTAGCAGATAAAGATCCAGATACAAATAAATTAAAAGGTGTATCGGGCGCTGAAAAAGTATTTGATAGCTATTTAAAAGGAAAAACGGGTAAAAACTCTTATAAGCAGGATATATGGGGTATGCTCGTACCGAATAGTGAAGATAATATTAAAGCGCAAAACGGTGATGATGTACATCTTACAATAGACTCTAATATTCAAGTCTTTGTTGAAAATGCTCTCGACGAAATGGTAGACCGCTATGAACCTAAAGATTTATTTGCGGTTGTCATGGATGCAAAAACTGGTGAAATTCTAGGTTACAGTCAGAGACCTACGTTTAATCCTGATACGAAAAAAGACTTCGGAAAAAAATGGGCGACTGATTTATATCAAAATACTTACGAACCAGGTTCAACATTCAAAACATATGGTCTAGCTGCAGCAATTGAAGAAGGTAAATTCGAACCAAACAAGAAATTTAAATCAGGTCATAGAGAAATAGATGGATTTAAAATTTATGATTGGAACGATGATGGTTGGGGAAATATTCCTATGACAACTGGATTTACATATTCAGCGAATACATTAATGATGAAACTTCAAGACTTAGTTGGTGCTGATAAAGCAAAGGCGTATTATGAGAAATTTGGTTTCGGTAAAAAGACAGGTGGCTTATTTGATAGTGAAGCGCCAGGGAATATTGCATTTGATAACGAACTTCAAAGAAAGACATCTTCATTTGGTCAGTCAACTACTGTAACACCAATCCAAATGTTGCAAGCTGAAACAGCTATTTTAAATCAAGGTAATATGCTTGAACCTTATTATGTAAAATCGATTCAAAACAAAGAAAGTAACGAAACGATTAAAAAAGGCGAGAAAAAAGTAGTTGGTAATCCAATATCTAAAGATACAGCCAAGAAGACAATGACTGAATTAGATAAAGTAGTAAATAGTAAAGAAAGTCATGCTACAAACTATAAAATAGATGGCTACCGAGTTGCAGGTAAGACCGGTACAGCTCAAGTGCCAGATACTAAAAATGGTGGCTATGTAGATGGTGCAAATCCTTATTTCGTAAGCTTTATGGGCTATGCGCCTGCTAAAGATCCTGAAGTGGTTGTTTATGCTGGTATGTCACTTGCACAAAAACGTGATCTAGAGGCATATGAATATGGTGTATCAAGAGGTTTCAATCCGATTATGGAAAATACATTGAAATATTTAGATGTAGAAGAAACTGAAGGTAAAGCTAAGACAAATGAATCAGATGTACCAGATGTTGTTAATATGAGTACACAAAAAGCAACTGATGCAATAAAAGGTAAAAAACTTGAGCCAATTGTAATTGGTAAAGGTGATAAAATTAAGAAACAAATACCGCTTAAAGGTAAAAATGTCCAAGATAAAGAAAGAATTTTACTCGTTACAGACGGTGAAATGACAATGCCAGATACTGAAAATTGGACTAAACGAGACTTATTGAAATTACAAGAAGCGACAGGTATTGAAGTAGAATCAGAAGGTTCTGGTTATGTTTCTGAGCAATCTGTCAGTCAGAACCAAACAATTAAATCTGGTACTAAAGTTAAGTTTACACTTTCTAGCAATCATCCGAATGGTGATGATTCAATAGGACAAGTTCCAGATGATGAAGAAACATCTAAAGATGAAAGCAAAAGTAAAGATGATAAAAAAGATAGTAAAGAAGAAAAAACAGCTAGTGAATCATAA
- a CDS encoding N-acetyltransferase: MAKVEHLQINYKTEEAFEQFRNFGNEGLYMVEELKGKMIDASSDSPFYGIYVGDKLVARMCLYKQDEVEKTYFPAFNDYLILWKLEVLRDYQDRGYGKQLLEYAKNFDLPIKCIARNQSKDFFVNHGFQDIEQQNQSGEDIVIWTPDK, from the coding sequence ATGGCTAAAGTAGAACATTTACAAATTAATTACAAAACTGAAGAAGCATTCGAACAATTTCGTAACTTCGGAAACGAAGGTTTATATATGGTTGAAGAATTAAAAGGAAAAATGATCGATGCTAGTTCAGATTCACCATTTTACGGTATTTATGTTGGCGACAAGTTAGTAGCAAGAATGTGTTTATATAAACAAGATGAAGTAGAAAAAACATACTTCCCAGCATTTAATGATTACCTCATTTTATGGAAACTAGAAGTATTAAGAGATTATCAAGATAGAGGATATGGTAAACAATTATTAGAATATGCTAAGAATTTTGATTTACCAATCAAATGTATCGCACGAAATCAATCTAAAGATTTCTTCGTTAATCACGGTTTCCAAGATATCGAACAACAAAACCAATCTGGTGAAGATATTGTAATATGGACACCAGATAAATAA
- a CDS encoding YdcF family protein translates to MMFVALAFLILFIISYIVDFRQYKNVFLLGLFIISLMSTVLVEIIVPALALNLNINYIIIANIIYCLIVIVVMLLALLNTKKRIANEGKIVTNMIVIGYGSFILINFLIIVFKPYLLVELWNGLILIAISSLFYYLNLIFILHNLYAWIVSGISKRKKQDFIIVLGAGIIGEKVTPLLKARLDKAIKLKRKSLDTKMIVSGGQGSDEAISEAEAMRRYLVEQGIRNEEIIMEDKSTNTEENLVFSMKIMDTYKQHALATIVSNHFHILRAAFLSKKVKMNATVTGGSSKSYFYPNAYIREYLAIIYMFKKTHALVIIILLAAVVSYTFWGI, encoded by the coding sequence ATGATGTTTGTTGCGTTAGCATTTTTAATTTTATTTATAATCAGTTATATAGTGGATTTTAGACAATATAAAAATGTCTTCTTATTAGGGCTGTTCATCATCAGTTTAATGAGTACGGTATTGGTTGAAATCATTGTGCCAGCATTGGCTTTAAATTTAAATATTAATTACATTATCATAGCAAATATCATTTACTGTTTAATTGTAATTGTGGTTATGCTCTTAGCTTTATTAAATACTAAAAAGCGAATAGCAAATGAAGGGAAAATTGTAACAAACATGATTGTCATTGGTTACGGATCTTTCATCTTAATTAACTTTTTAATCATTGTTTTTAAACCGTATCTGTTAGTAGAATTATGGAACGGGTTGATATTAATTGCTATTTCTAGCTTGTTTTACTATTTAAATTTAATATTTATATTGCATAATTTATACGCTTGGATTGTGAGTGGCATTTCTAAAAGAAAGAAACAAGATTTTATTATTGTACTGGGTGCAGGCATTATAGGCGAAAAGGTAACACCACTTTTGAAAGCGAGATTGGATAAAGCGATTAAATTAAAACGAAAAAGTTTAGATACTAAAATGATTGTAAGTGGTGGTCAAGGTTCGGATGAAGCAATCAGTGAAGCTGAAGCGATGAGACGATATTTAGTGGAACAAGGCATACGTAATGAAGAAATTATAATGGAAGACAAATCAACTAATACAGAAGAGAATTTAGTGTTCTCTATGAAGATAATGGACACTTATAAACAACATGCACTTGCTACGATTGTTTCTAATCATTTTCATATTTTAAGAGCAGCATTTTTATCTAAGAAAGTTAAAATGAACGCAACTGTTACAGGTGGCTCATCGAAATCTTATTTCTATCCAAATGCATATATAAGAGAATATTTAGCAATCATTTATATGTTTAAAAAGACGCATGCACTTGTAATCATTATCTTATTAGCAGCAGTTGTTTCCTATACATTTTGGGGAATATAA
- the bshC gene encoding bacillithiol biosynthesis cysteine-adding enzyme BshC: protein MDCKKTVIDQQNSFIERYTNHNTEIINFYGYKPRDQSEFERRSNLSANGREEALSKVIYNYMSQLDLTDKQLENIENLKRGHKVIIGGQQAGLFTGPLYTFHKIISIIVLANEQSEKLDTPVIPVFWIAGEDHDFDEVNHTYAYDRISRQLNKVKYSTLEPPEKSVSHYHFDKALIKDALNDMFSSIGETVHSKDIQSLIHKAIESSESWSEIFKVITHEVFKEYGLLIIDANDPELRSLEVPFFKEIIEKHEEVDSAFRNTQDQFAEVIKKRMILTDGNVHLFYEHDDKRQLIMYEDEKFYLNKDTEVTFTKDELLSLVEERPERFSNNVVTRPLMEEYLFNTLSFIGGPSEIIYWGELKGVFDLFNIEMPIVTPRMRISYLTQEAKKCIDNYNLDLDTVLIDGIQNDKEKFIRAKASDEVLREIEEMKESQSQFHQKLIKEIGDDYQNRKLVEKNNQIHQHQYQYLIDRYLLNVERENEISMRHFEIVEHTLHPHHGLQERVWNPIQVMNQFGITMFSPSTYPPLRYTFKHITLEL, encoded by the coding sequence ATGGACTGTAAGAAGACTGTAATTGATCAACAAAATAGTTTTATAGAGAGATATACAAATCATAATACTGAAATTATAAACTTTTATGGATATAAACCAAGGGACCAATCTGAATTCGAAAGACGCTCGAATTTATCAGCTAATGGTAGAGAAGAAGCACTTTCAAAAGTCATATACAATTATATGTCTCAATTGGATTTAACGGATAAACAACTTGAAAACATTGAAAATTTAAAGCGTGGTCACAAAGTCATTATTGGTGGTCAACAAGCTGGACTCTTTACTGGTCCTTTATATACATTCCATAAAATCATTTCTATTATCGTTTTAGCTAACGAACAAAGTGAAAAATTAGATACGCCAGTTATTCCTGTTTTTTGGATAGCTGGGGAAGATCATGATTTTGATGAAGTGAATCATACATATGCGTATGATCGTATCTCAAGACAGTTAAATAAAGTGAAATATAGTACGTTAGAACCACCAGAAAAGAGTGTTTCTCATTATCATTTTGATAAAGCGTTGATTAAAGATGCTTTAAATGACATGTTCAGTTCTATTGGAGAAACTGTCCACTCTAAAGATATTCAATCATTGATTCATAAAGCGATCGAGTCTTCTGAATCATGGAGTGAAATTTTTAAAGTCATCACACATGAAGTGTTTAAAGAATATGGTTTGTTAATAATTGATGCAAATGATCCAGAACTAAGATCTTTAGAAGTACCATTCTTCAAGGAAATTATTGAAAAACATGAAGAAGTAGATTCAGCATTTAGAAATACACAAGACCAATTTGCTGAAGTTATTAAGAAACGTATGATTTTAACGGATGGTAATGTTCACTTATTCTATGAGCATGACGACAAAAGACAGCTCATTATGTACGAAGATGAAAAATTCTATTTAAATAAAGATACAGAAGTAACCTTTACTAAAGATGAATTGCTCAGTCTAGTAGAAGAGCGCCCTGAACGATTTTCTAATAATGTTGTAACTAGACCTTTAATGGAAGAATATTTATTTAATACATTAAGTTTCATAGGTGGGCCAAGTGAAATTATTTATTGGGGTGAACTGAAAGGTGTATTCGATTTATTTAATATTGAAATGCCTATTGTTACACCACGTATGCGTATTAGTTATTTAACGCAAGAAGCGAAAAAATGTATTGATAACTATAACTTAGATCTAGATACTGTACTAATAGATGGTATTCAAAACGATAAAGAGAAATTTATTAGAGCAAAAGCTTCTGATGAAGTCTTAAGAGAAATTGAAGAAATGAAAGAAAGCCAATCTCAATTTCATCAAAAACTGATTAAAGAAATTGGCGATGATTATCAAAACAGAAAATTAGTCGAAAAAAATAATCAAATCCATCAGCACCAATATCAATATTTAATAGATAGATATTTATTAAATGTTGAAAGAGAAAATGAAATTAGTATGAGACATTTCGAAATAGTGGAGCATACATTACATCCTCACCACGGATTACAAGAAAGAGTGTGGAATCCTATTCAAGTAATGAATCAATTTGGGATTACTATGTTCAGTCCCTCCACCTATCCACCACTTCGTTACACTTTTAAACATATAACGCTCGAACTATAG
- the ftsL gene encoding cell division protein FtsL — translation MAVERVYPNYRPDEWQEPQLEPQKKKVKKAKVVGISRIEKVVYISLITMIALISIYMLSLKMDAYNNKTQIAELDSKIEQQQTTNSDLKTESMKQSSYERIYEKAEDYGLRLNNDNVKVVRSDAQN, via the coding sequence ATGGCAGTAGAAAGAGTATATCCGAATTATAGACCTGATGAGTGGCAAGAGCCACAACTCGAACCACAGAAGAAAAAAGTAAAAAAGGCCAAGGTAGTAGGAATATCGAGGATCGAAAAAGTCGTATACATATCATTAATAACTATGATTGCTTTGATAAGTATTTATATGCTATCTTTAAAAATGGATGCGTATAATAACAAGACACAAATCGCAGAATTAGACAGTAAAATTGAACAACAACAAACAACAAACAGTGATTTGAAGACGGAATCAATGAAACAATCGTCATACGAACGCATCTACGAAAAAGCTGAAGACTACGGTCTAAGGTTGAATAATGACAATGTAAAGGTAGTGCGTAGTGATGCCCAAAATTAA